A region from the Paraburkholderia youngii genome encodes:
- a CDS encoding alpha/beta fold hydrolase — translation MAPEIERVAAEDFFAGFARLDIETDDVAFRGVIGGTGSPVLLLHGYPQTHVAWRLIAPTLAKSHTLVVPDLPGYGASRSRNDQRRWTKRRMASALVALMARLGHERFAVVGHDRGARAGYRLALDHPRRVTAYASLCVVPTLDAFATVDKTFALDAWHWFFLAQPADLPERMLAADPDAFIDAALAKMAGGLERIDPRALAAYRAAFRNPSVRHAICEDYRAAASEDLEHDASDAAAGRKLACPVLVLWSEKEQRARKASPTDTWSRWAENVTGRGLPGGHLLPEDAPNEVLNSLQDFLIERL, via the coding sequence ATGGCACCCGAAATCGAAAGAGTTGCTGCGGAGGACTTCTTTGCTGGCTTTGCGAGGCTCGACATCGAAACTGACGACGTCGCGTTTCGAGGCGTCATCGGCGGAACCGGATCGCCGGTGCTGCTGCTGCACGGCTATCCGCAGACCCACGTTGCATGGCGATTGATTGCTCCGACGCTCGCGAAATCTCACACCCTCGTCGTGCCCGACCTGCCGGGATACGGTGCCAGCCGGAGCCGCAACGATCAGCGGCGATGGACCAAACGCCGTATGGCCAGTGCGCTCGTCGCATTGATGGCGCGGCTCGGGCACGAACGATTCGCCGTAGTCGGGCACGATCGAGGCGCTCGCGCCGGATACCGGCTCGCGCTCGACCACCCTCGGCGCGTCACTGCTTATGCATCGCTGTGCGTCGTGCCCACGCTCGATGCTTTCGCGACTGTCGATAAGACCTTTGCGCTCGACGCCTGGCACTGGTTTTTTCTGGCGCAGCCCGCGGACCTTCCAGAGCGAATGCTGGCGGCCGATCCTGACGCTTTCATCGACGCCGCGCTTGCGAAGATGGCCGGAGGACTCGAGCGAATCGATCCTCGGGCGCTCGCTGCCTATCGAGCCGCATTCCGGAATCCCAGCGTACGGCACGCGATTTGCGAAGACTATCGTGCCGCTGCTTCAGAGGATCTGGAACACGACGCGAGCGACGCAGCGGCGGGCCGAAAGCTTGCCTGTCCGGTGCTGGTGCTGTGGAGCGAGAAAGAGCAGAGGGCGAGGAAGGCTTCACCCACAGACACGTGGTCCAGGTGGGCAGAAAACGTGACCGGCAGGGGTCTGCCCGGTGGCCATCTGCTGCCCGAGGACGCGCCGAACGAGGTGTTGAACTCCCTGCAAGATTTCCTGATCGAACGGCTTTAA
- a CDS encoding MFS transporter: protein MPDQAGSEALTISNQSASESALRQVATSRLFRGSTLAMFLSGLGTSAAAPQIVLFLVKELGASLPLAGLYYLTSLAAPVAGYFVGRYSDRTGNRLGLFRLCAAAGFAGWAGLALSTSVWMPFFIAVALLAVSGATASQIFAAVHDELSRNPDDANERVVAIIRMALTGGWIVGPMLGAWAAAAYGLRPMLWMTAICMLLQIAPLGTLNPVARLKTESASEPVHHHASLRAMLPLLAFTGLFVLVYAGEPVKYGFLLIYMEEHLNLSPAVRGAVIGVQPFIELLIMPFSIGLGRRLGNVWLMCIAAALGVFANLCFALWPSATGMFAGQVLMGGVWGIFMVLGILVAQRLLPSAVATASAIFMSSTALASALGGVAGGLGVKMLGLPNVFLLPALFAGIAVIGLALTARTETRRQA, encoded by the coding sequence ATGCCTGACCAAGCCGGTAGCGAAGCTCTCACGATTTCAAATCAATCCGCTAGTGAATCCGCATTGCGTCAAGTTGCAACGTCGAGGCTGTTTCGCGGCTCGACGCTCGCCATGTTTCTGTCGGGACTCGGCACGTCAGCGGCCGCGCCACAGATCGTTCTTTTCCTGGTGAAGGAACTCGGCGCCTCGCTGCCGTTGGCCGGACTCTATTACTTGACGAGCCTTGCAGCTCCGGTGGCGGGGTATTTCGTCGGCCGGTACTCGGATCGCACCGGTAATCGCCTCGGTCTTTTCCGCCTGTGTGCTGCCGCGGGATTTGCAGGCTGGGCGGGGCTTGCCCTCTCTACTTCGGTCTGGATGCCGTTCTTCATCGCCGTTGCCTTGCTGGCCGTGTCCGGTGCGACCGCGTCGCAGATTTTCGCGGCTGTCCACGATGAACTGAGCCGCAATCCCGACGACGCAAACGAGCGTGTCGTTGCCATCATCCGCATGGCGCTTACCGGCGGCTGGATCGTCGGTCCTATGTTGGGAGCGTGGGCGGCGGCGGCCTATGGCCTGCGCCCCATGCTGTGGATGACCGCCATCTGCATGCTTCTTCAGATCGCACCTCTCGGAACGCTGAACCCCGTTGCAAGGCTGAAGACCGAGTCGGCGAGCGAGCCCGTGCATCACCACGCCAGCCTGCGAGCCATGCTTCCTCTGCTGGCGTTCACTGGACTCTTCGTGCTGGTCTACGCGGGGGAGCCGGTGAAGTACGGATTCCTGCTGATCTATATGGAAGAGCACCTGAATCTGAGTCCGGCCGTACGGGGAGCGGTCATCGGTGTGCAGCCCTTCATCGAGCTACTCATCATGCCCTTCAGCATCGGACTGGGCCGCCGGCTCGGCAACGTGTGGTTGATGTGCATCGCGGCCGCCTTGGGAGTGTTTGCCAACCTTTGCTTTGCGCTGTGGCCGTCCGCAACGGGCATGTTCGCCGGACAGGTTCTGATGGGGGGTGTATGGGGCATCTTTATGGTGCTGGGCATCCTCGTTGCTCAACGCCTGCTTCCCAGCGCGGTGGCGACCGCATCGGCGATTTTCATGAGCTCGACGGCCCTCGCGTCGGCGCTAGGCGGGGTCGCCGGCGGTCTCGGGGTAAAAATGCTGGGCCTGCCGAATGTGTTCCTGCTGCCAGCGCTGTTCGCTGGTATTGCCGTGATCGGACTCGCATTGACGGCACGCACCGAAACCCGACGGCAGGCGTAA
- a CDS encoding SLC13 family permease — protein sequence MNPMIVTSLVLAVTMALFIWNKVPAAVVAVMSLIALYLTGVLTMREALSGFGDPLIVFIAALLGIGIGLETTGVGTWAGQWLIRHSGSSRKRLIASLLILSAVSTALIGMNGAVVAMLPIAVIICVQTQLAPSQLMMPVSIACLTGAKLTLLGSPVNVIASSAADTLGGAPIRFFEWSVVGLPLFAGTLAIILILGPLLLPRRSSNSLPADFSQHAHTLVEQYRLADGVFRLRVRAGSPLIGKTLDGIDLSPYPGVSVLGLTDDEGAELAQKEASEGHHLLVRGDAQGVARLANDLHLAIREPLAEAQAVTNALFNRSSGLAEVVIPPRSGLIGQTVFPGMATHEGDLIVLAIQRGGNNMPEPSTTLLAGDHLLFRGTWEALDKHFSDPQILMVDSPQMVRRQTIALSRGAREALVILAVLVILLATNAVPPAVATLICVTAMVLTRVITLNQLYTIDWNTCVLVGALIPLATAMSNTGLAYQIGDYVIQAVGSGGPRAVLAGLFCVAAVLTQVISNNSAALVTVPIAVATSQELGVSATPFLVAVALGAGAAHMTPMSTPVNLVTYGPGAYEFGDYWKIGLLIVLWSMAVVVFIAPLYWPF from the coding sequence ATGAACCCGATGATCGTGACCTCGCTGGTCCTCGCCGTGACGATGGCGCTGTTCATCTGGAACAAGGTGCCGGCCGCCGTCGTCGCGGTGATGTCGCTGATCGCGCTGTACCTGACCGGCGTGCTGACGATGCGCGAGGCGTTGAGCGGCTTCGGCGATCCGCTGATCGTGTTCATCGCGGCGCTGCTCGGCATCGGCATCGGCCTCGAAACGACCGGTGTCGGCACATGGGCGGGACAGTGGCTGATTCGCCATTCGGGCAGCAGCCGCAAGCGACTGATCGCGTCGCTGCTGATCCTGTCCGCGGTATCCACTGCGCTGATCGGCATGAACGGCGCCGTCGTCGCAATGCTGCCGATCGCGGTCATCATCTGCGTGCAGACGCAGCTCGCGCCGTCGCAGCTGATGATGCCCGTGTCGATCGCGTGCCTGACCGGCGCGAAGCTCACGTTGCTCGGCAGTCCGGTCAACGTGATCGCATCGAGCGCGGCCGATACGCTCGGTGGCGCGCCGATCCGCTTCTTCGAATGGTCGGTCGTGGGTCTGCCGCTGTTCGCCGGCACCCTTGCGATCATTCTGATACTCGGCCCGCTGTTGTTGCCCAGGCGCAGCTCGAATTCGCTGCCGGCCGATTTCAGCCAGCACGCGCACACGCTGGTCGAGCAATACCGGCTCGCGGACGGCGTGTTCCGGCTGCGCGTGCGCGCGGGCTCGCCGTTGATCGGCAAGACGCTCGACGGCATCGATCTGTCGCCATACCCCGGCGTCAGCGTGCTCGGCCTGACCGACGATGAAGGCGCCGAACTCGCGCAGAAAGAAGCGAGCGAGGGCCATCACCTGCTGGTGCGCGGCGACGCGCAAGGCGTCGCCCGGCTCGCGAACGACTTGCATCTCGCGATTCGCGAGCCGCTCGCCGAAGCGCAGGCGGTCACGAATGCGCTGTTCAATCGCTCTTCGGGTCTCGCCGAAGTCGTGATACCACCGCGCTCGGGGCTGATCGGACAAACCGTGTTTCCGGGCATGGCGACGCACGAAGGCGATCTGATCGTGCTCGCGATACAGCGCGGCGGCAACAACATGCCCGAGCCGTCGACCACGCTGCTCGCGGGCGACCATCTGCTGTTCAGGGGAACATGGGAAGCGCTCGACAAGCACTTCTCCGACCCGCAGATACTGATGGTCGATTCTCCGCAGATGGTACGGCGCCAGACCATCGCACTGAGTCGTGGCGCGCGCGAGGCGCTCGTGATCCTCGCGGTGCTGGTCATCCTGCTCGCGACGAACGCGGTACCGCCCGCGGTGGCGACGCTGATTTGCGTGACCGCGATGGTATTGACGCGCGTGATCACACTGAACCAGCTGTACACGATCGACTGGAATACCTGCGTGCTGGTCGGTGCGCTGATTCCTCTCGCCACCGCGATGTCGAACACCGGACTCGCGTATCAGATCGGTGATTACGTGATCCAGGCGGTCGGCTCGGGCGGTCCGCGCGCGGTGCTGGCGGGACTCTTCTGCGTGGCCGCGGTGCTGACCCAGGTGATCTCGAACAACTCGGCGGCGCTCGTGACGGTGCCGATCGCGGTCGCCACCTCGCAGGAACTCGGCGTGTCGGCGACGCCGTTCCTGGTCGCTGTCGCGCTCGGTGCGGGCGCGGCGCACATGACGCCGATGAGCACGCCGGTCAACCTCGTCACGTACGGCCCGGGCGCGTATGAGTTCGGCGACTACTGGAAGATCGGCCTGCTGATCGTGTTGTGGTCGATGGCGGTGGTCGTGTTCATTGCGCCGTTGTATTGGCCGTTCTAG
- a CDS encoding FAD-binding protein, producing MSAGIPYETARQRYRPGMAATLRGDDVPVDELLKAYHPDHGPHARVALSVGVNRGEPCQPDLARHLQANALIDDVDIAGAQLMTTDVLVIGGGGGGCAAALTAAKQGARVILATKLRLGDSNTVMAEGGIQAAIGEDDSPQLHFEDTLRAGHFCGEPELVAQMVMDGPDVIRWLIQLGMMFDLEEDQPLGGNLLRKKPGGASAARILSYRDYTGLEMMRVLREAVDLDPGIELWNRCPVVELLSDEHGGCAGAVIYNLEWRSFVLVRARAVILATGGAGRLHLNSFPTSNHYGATADGLVLAYRIGARLRELDSFQYHPTGIAYPHHLAGGLISEAARSAGARLLNGAGERFVDELKPRDVVASAILRECALGRGIERDGQLGVFLDTPTLELEHPGILAKRLITLRHLADKCGIDAAQEPFLVYPTLHYQNGGVAIDKNGATNVPGLFCVGEMTGGIHGRNRLMGNALLDILSIGRRAGAKAAQSRDWVMTNRAGIGHVHAWQRELTLAGLPLHVKAPQLFPAYAHFDLRVDAGLRASARGRVIGGIR from the coding sequence ATGTCCGCCGGCATACCATACGAAACCGCGCGGCAGCGCTACCGCCCCGGGATGGCGGCCACGCTCCGCGGCGACGACGTTCCGGTCGATGAACTGCTGAAGGCTTATCACCCCGATCATGGGCCGCATGCGCGGGTCGCGCTGAGTGTCGGGGTCAATCGCGGCGAGCCGTGTCAGCCCGATCTCGCGCGGCATCTGCAGGCCAACGCGCTGATCGACGATGTCGATATCGCCGGCGCGCAGCTGATGACGACCGACGTGCTGGTAATCGGCGGCGGTGGTGGCGGCTGCGCCGCGGCGCTCACTGCGGCGAAGCAGGGCGCGCGTGTGATCCTCGCCACCAAGCTGCGTCTTGGCGACAGCAACACCGTGATGGCCGAAGGCGGAATCCAGGCGGCCATCGGCGAGGACGACAGTCCCCAACTGCACTTCGAGGACACGCTTCGCGCCGGACACTTCTGCGGCGAGCCCGAACTCGTGGCCCAGATGGTGATGGACGGCCCCGACGTGATTCGCTGGCTGATCCAGCTCGGCATGATGTTCGATCTGGAAGAGGACCAGCCGCTTGGCGGCAATCTGCTGCGCAAGAAACCCGGGGGCGCGTCGGCGGCGCGCATTCTGTCGTATCGGGACTATACGGGCCTCGAAATGATGCGCGTGCTGCGCGAGGCGGTGGACCTCGACCCGGGCATCGAGTTGTGGAACCGCTGCCCGGTGGTAGAGCTGCTGTCCGACGAGCACGGCGGCTGCGCCGGCGCGGTGATCTACAACCTCGAATGGCGTAGCTTCGTGCTGGTGCGCGCGCGCGCGGTGATCCTCGCCACCGGCGGCGCGGGGCGACTGCACCTGAATTCGTTTCCGACCTCGAACCACTACGGCGCCACCGCCGACGGCCTCGTGCTCGCCTATCGGATCGGCGCGCGCCTGCGCGAGCTCGACTCGTTCCAGTACCATCCGACCGGCATCGCCTATCCGCACCATCTGGCGGGCGGCCTGATTTCCGAGGCGGCGCGCTCCGCGGGAGCGAGACTGCTGAACGGCGCAGGTGAACGTTTCGTCGACGAACTCAAGCCGCGCGACGTGGTCGCGTCGGCGATCCTGCGTGAGTGCGCATTAGGCCGCGGGATCGAGCGCGACGGCCAGCTCGGGGTGTTCCTCGATACGCCGACACTCGAACTCGAGCACCCGGGCATTCTGGCCAAACGCCTGATCACGCTTCGCCATCTTGCAGACAAGTGCGGCATCGATGCGGCGCAGGAGCCCTTCCTCGTTTATCCCACGCTCCACTACCAGAACGGCGGCGTCGCGATCGACAAAAATGGCGCCACCAACGTCCCCGGCCTTTTCTGCGTCGGCGAGATGACGGGCGGCATCCACGGCCGCAACCGTCTGATGGGCAACGCGCTGCTCGACATTCTGAGCATCGGCCGCCGTGCCGGCGCGAAGGCCGCGCAATCGAGGGATTGGGTGATGACGAACCGCGCCGGAATCGGTCATGTGCACGCGTGGCAGAGAGAGCTGACGCTGGCGGGACTGCCGCTTCACGTGAAGGCGCCGCAGCTCTTTCCCGCCTATGCCCATTTCGATCTGCGAGTCGATGCGGGATTGCGCGCGAGCGCGCGGGGTCGCGTGATCGGCGGCATCCGGTGA
- a CDS encoding 4Fe-4S dicluster domain-containing protein: MVRVSIEGREIQAPGNCSILQAMGHAGQTLVEGVGCMSQGVCGSCRVMVRRSGEQEVKTALACETLVEEGMQVAFLDYFTESERHLYRMEEISDSWQALGKIAEIFPEAAHCRHCSGCDRACPKGLDVQRGVNLAVEGNLPASSQVFDECVMCNLCTLACPEHIRPNHLGVFVRRMIASLSLRPANLMRRLQQIESGELKIDFDAPGAQPPR; this comes from the coding sequence ATGGTTCGCGTGAGTATCGAAGGGCGCGAGATTCAGGCGCCGGGCAATTGCTCGATTCTGCAGGCCATGGGGCATGCGGGGCAGACTCTCGTCGAGGGTGTCGGCTGCATGTCCCAGGGCGTGTGCGGCTCGTGCCGTGTAATGGTGCGGCGTAGCGGCGAGCAGGAAGTCAAAACCGCGCTCGCCTGCGAGACCCTCGTCGAAGAGGGCATGCAGGTCGCCTTCCTCGATTACTTCACCGAGTCGGAACGTCACCTGTATCGAATGGAAGAGATCAGCGACAGCTGGCAGGCGCTCGGCAAGATCGCCGAGATCTTCCCCGAAGCGGCGCATTGCCGTCATTGCAGCGGCTGCGATCGCGCCTGTCCGAAGGGGCTGGACGTGCAGCGCGGCGTGAACCTGGCGGTCGAGGGCAATCTGCCCGCATCGAGCCAGGTGTTCGACGAATGCGTGATGTGCAACCTGTGCACGCTCGCATGCCCCGAGCATATCCGGCCCAACCATCTGGGTGTGTTCGTGCGCCGGATGATCGCGTCGCTTTCGCTGCGTCCGGCCAATCTGATGCGACGGCTGCAGCAGATCGAGAGCGGCGAGCTGAAGATCGACTTCGATGCGCCTGGCGCTCAACCGCCGCGCTGA
- the glnA gene encoding type I glutamate--ammonia ligase, producing MASTQGSTGSPFAASVEAGSYRVTRPQNASDVIDLLQKRDIQIVDLKFTDLPGLWQHFSITLPEVHDDLFSAGIGFDGSSIRGFQEIHESDMLLRPDPATAFVDPACGTPTLSIICDVVDPVLRLPYSRDPRYVAKKAENYLRQTGIATTCYFGPELEFFIFDSIRFGQDQHCGYYYVESAEGDWTTGRDEGAYGGGNLGYKQHYKEGYFPVPPHDTLQEIRSEIALTLQQAGVQIEVHHHEVATAGQNEIDMRFATLTRMADNVMIYKYICKNVARRHGKVATFMPKPLFADNASGMHCHQSLWKDEQNLFYDAGGWALTSDMCRWYIGGLLQHAPALMAFCAPTTNSYKRLVPGYEAPVNLAMSQRNRSAAARIPMYSDSPNARRVEFRCPDPSANAYLAFAAMLMAGLDGIENKTDPGEPLDRNIYDLPPEEARNIRQVPGSLEAALAALETDNTFLRKGDVFTDDVIQTWIDYKRSREIDTIKLRPHPWEFYLYFDI from the coding sequence ATGGCCAGTACCCAAGGAAGCACCGGATCGCCGTTTGCGGCGTCCGTCGAAGCGGGCAGCTATCGCGTCACGCGACCGCAGAACGCAAGCGATGTGATCGACCTGCTGCAAAAGCGCGATATTCAGATCGTCGATCTGAAATTCACCGATCTGCCCGGCCTCTGGCAGCATTTCTCGATCACGCTCCCCGAAGTTCACGACGACCTGTTCAGCGCCGGCATCGGTTTCGACGGTTCATCGATCCGCGGCTTTCAGGAGATCCACGAATCGGACATGCTGCTGCGGCCCGACCCGGCAACCGCCTTCGTGGACCCGGCTTGCGGCACGCCGACGCTGTCGATCATTTGCGACGTAGTCGATCCAGTGCTGCGACTACCGTATTCGCGCGATCCGCGCTACGTGGCGAAAAAGGCAGAGAACTATCTGCGCCAGACGGGCATCGCGACGACGTGTTATTTCGGGCCGGAGCTCGAATTCTTCATCTTCGACTCGATCCGCTTCGGCCAGGATCAGCACTGCGGCTATTACTACGTCGAGTCGGCCGAGGGCGACTGGACCACCGGCCGCGACGAGGGCGCCTACGGCGGCGGCAACCTCGGCTACAAGCAGCACTATAAGGAGGGCTATTTTCCGGTGCCTCCTCATGACACGCTGCAGGAGATCCGCTCGGAAATCGCGCTGACGCTGCAGCAGGCCGGCGTGCAGATCGAAGTGCATCACCATGAAGTCGCGACCGCCGGACAGAACGAGATCGACATGCGCTTTGCAACGCTGACCCGCATGGCCGACAACGTGATGATCTACAAGTACATCTGCAAGAACGTCGCGCGTCGGCACGGCAAGGTTGCAACCTTCATGCCGAAGCCGCTGTTCGCCGACAACGCGAGCGGCATGCATTGTCACCAGAGCCTGTGGAAAGACGAGCAGAACCTTTTCTACGACGCGGGCGGCTGGGCGCTGACTTCCGACATGTGCCGCTGGTACATCGGCGGATTGCTCCAGCACGCGCCCGCGCTGATGGCCTTTTGCGCGCCGACGACCAATTCGTACAAGCGCCTCGTGCCGGGATACGAGGCGCCCGTCAATCTGGCGATGTCGCAGCGTAACCGCTCGGCCGCGGCGCGCATTCCGATGTATTCGGATTCGCCGAACGCGCGGCGCGTCGAGTTCCGCTGTCCGGACCCGTCGGCCAATGCGTACCTGGCTTTCGCGGCGATGCTGATGGCCGGCCTCGACGGCATCGAAAACAAGACCGATCCTGGCGAGCCGCTCGATCGCAACATCTATGATCTGCCGCCCGAAGAAGCGCGCAACATACGGCAGGTGCCGGGTTCCCTCGAAGCGGCGCTGGCGGCGCTCGAAACCGACAACACGTTCCTGCGCAAAGGCGATGTCTTTACCGACGACGTGATTCAGACATGGATCGACTACAAGCGCAGCCGCGAGATCGACACGATCAAATTGCGCCCGCATCCATGGGAGTTTTATCTGTACTTCGATATCTAG
- a CDS encoding complex I 51 kDa subunit family protein → MQTLNQCLMRDDFRVGADLDAWFARGGGEGLAKALDDPQAIIAELAQADLRGMGGAGFPTHRKWAPVAAAPDGDKYVVCNGNEDEPGTFKDRFLLEHTPHQVIEGALIAAVATRANHVVLYVNPHQTGSLAATREAVKEWSGHPQFAAVERWIGAPVSLGVVPSSGLYIGGEETAVIASVEGGFPFPRRKPPFPAEQGVHGAPTIVNNVETLAHVPGILRHGAQWYRDLGAGSAAGTKLYSLSGDVLRPGLYELPMGTSLETLVFQHGGGMLQGKEFKAVFTGGPSNTLLTKRDLDVALDFDSVRQRRSRLGTGAMIVVSEGTSIVRKVADYVSFFAQGSCGQCPPCKGGTFQMMRLLNRLDTGRGVRADLDALENLCRVLPGSGRCGLIDGAVTVVESSIDQFRAEYEALLMA, encoded by the coding sequence ATGCAAACGCTGAATCAGTGCTTGATGAGGGACGATTTCCGTGTCGGCGCCGACCTCGATGCATGGTTCGCGCGCGGCGGCGGCGAGGGACTCGCCAAAGCGCTCGACGACCCGCAGGCGATCATCGCCGAGCTCGCCCAGGCCGACTTGCGTGGTATGGGCGGCGCTGGCTTCCCCACGCATCGAAAATGGGCGCCGGTTGCGGCCGCCCCTGACGGCGACAAGTACGTCGTTTGCAATGGCAACGAAGACGAACCGGGCACCTTCAAGGATCGCTTTCTGCTCGAACACACACCGCATCAGGTGATCGAGGGCGCGCTGATCGCCGCGGTGGCGACGCGGGCCAACCATGTCGTCTTGTACGTGAATCCGCATCAGACGGGCTCGCTCGCCGCGACTCGCGAGGCGGTCAAGGAGTGGTCGGGGCACCCGCAATTCGCCGCTGTCGAGCGTTGGATCGGCGCACCCGTGTCGCTTGGCGTCGTGCCTAGTTCGGGGTTGTACATCGGCGGAGAGGAAACGGCGGTGATCGCGAGCGTCGAAGGCGGCTTTCCGTTTCCTCGGCGCAAACCGCCTTTCCCGGCCGAGCAGGGCGTGCACGGCGCGCCGACCATCGTCAACAACGTCGAGACGCTGGCGCACGTGCCCGGGATTCTGCGCCACGGCGCGCAGTGGTATCGCGACCTCGGAGCGGGGAGCGCGGCCGGAACCAAGCTCTATTCTCTTTCCGGCGACGTGCTGCGTCCCGGCCTGTACGAACTGCCAATGGGCACGAGCCTCGAGACGCTGGTGTTCCAGCACGGCGGCGGCATGCTGCAGGGCAAGGAGTTCAAGGCGGTCTTCACGGGCGGCCCATCGAACACGCTGCTGACCAAGCGCGATCTCGACGTGGCACTGGACTTCGATTCGGTGCGTCAACGCCGTTCGCGACTGGGGACGGGCGCGATGATCGTAGTGTCGGAAGGCACCAGCATCGTGCGCAAGGTCGCGGACTACGTGAGCTTCTTCGCCCAGGGTTCGTGCGGGCAGTGCCCGCCTTGCAAGGGCGGAACGTTTCAGATGATGCGGCTTCTGAACCGGCTCGACACGGGCCGCGGCGTGCGTGCCGATCTGGATGCACTGGAGAATCTGTGCCGCGTTCTTCCCGGCAGCGGGCGTTGCGGTTTGATCGATGGCGCGGTGACGGTGGTGGAGAGTTCCATCGATCAATTCCGCGCGGAATATGAAGCGCTGTTGATGGCGTAG
- a CDS encoding radical SAM protein, translated as MDTTERIIKWRGLRHVDGAVSEPRNPLPAVCDVSVTNVCNAACDFCGFSREKNLAGPRRYLDPEEFARALPILRRRRIRYMTLQGGEPLVHPQIASLVASATRAGIQCGVITNGWFLPRHIKQLAEAGLKRLLISIDSADMREHERNRGLRGLEARIREGITQAHRFGIEVCASITVSRLVNYELLPETLERLGFDAVVFSYPRREAFGSTSLVYDEDSKLVDLNTDELLEALSAIARLKKHFRVMDPSAALDEVARFVRGEPQLVPCIGGSKYFYIDWNLDVWRCEAWPEPMGSVFDLDRLPDQREPCNACMMGCYRHASILMHGAIAVTDSVYALGRGQLRAAVSLLFRRSVAYSLWALSVEELPRASLMSFARRTGGRRFTPQSG; from the coding sequence ATGGATACGACAGAGCGAATCATCAAGTGGCGCGGTCTGCGGCATGTAGACGGCGCCGTCAGCGAACCGCGCAACCCGCTGCCCGCGGTGTGCGACGTATCGGTGACGAACGTTTGCAACGCCGCATGCGACTTCTGCGGGTTCTCTCGCGAGAAGAATCTGGCGGGGCCGCGTCGCTATCTCGATCCTGAGGAATTCGCGCGCGCACTGCCGATCCTGCGCAGACGCCGGATTCGTTACATGACGCTGCAAGGCGGCGAGCCGCTGGTTCATCCCCAGATCGCATCGCTGGTGGCTTCGGCCACCAGGGCCGGCATTCAGTGCGGGGTGATCACGAACGGCTGGTTTCTGCCGCGCCACATCAAGCAACTAGCGGAGGCCGGCCTCAAGCGTCTGCTGATTTCCATCGATAGCGCGGACATGCGCGAGCATGAGCGTAATCGCGGCCTGCGCGGTCTCGAGGCCCGCATCCGCGAGGGCATCACTCAGGCCCATCGCTTCGGCATCGAGGTGTGCGCATCGATTACGGTGAGCCGTCTGGTCAATTACGAATTGCTTCCCGAGACGCTCGAGCGGCTTGGCTTCGATGCGGTCGTTTTTTCCTATCCGCGGCGCGAGGCGTTTGGATCGACATCGCTCGTGTACGACGAAGACTCGAAACTCGTCGACCTGAACACCGACGAACTACTCGAAGCGTTGAGCGCGATCGCGCGCCTGAAGAAGCACTTCCGTGTGATGGACCCGAGCGCCGCGCTGGACGAGGTCGCGCGCTTCGTGCGCGGTGAACCGCAACTGGTTCCATGTATCGGCGGCAGCAAGTACTTTTATATCGACTGGAACCTCGATGTCTGGCGTTGCGAGGCATGGCCTGAGCCGATGGGCTCCGTGTTCGACCTCGACCGTCTGCCCGATCAACGGGAGCCCTGCAATGCCTGCATGATGGGATGCTACCGGCATGCCAGCATTCTGATGCACGGCGCGATCGCCGTGACCGATTCGGTGTACGCGCTGGGCCGGGGGCAGCTTCGCGCTGCTGTCAGCTTGTTGTTCCGGCGCAGTGTCGCGTATTCGCTGTGGGCGCTTTCGGTCGAGGAATTGCCTCGAGCGTCGCTTATGTCGTTCGCAAGACGGACTGGCGGACGCCGTTTCACGCCGCAAAGTGGATAG